Proteins co-encoded in one Ammoniphilus sp. CFH 90114 genomic window:
- a CDS encoding GNAT family N-acetyltransferase → MKVEPITLEGRRVKLVPISPIHIEGLIKAGQAPEIWPYMPYPVNSRESAEIFIREAIAEQEAGQSVVFTIIDKESDQIAGSTRYLEIVSANRGLEIGWTWINPSFWRTRVNSECKYLLLRHAFEECGAIRVQLKADSRNERSCTAIARLGAQYEGKLRNHRILRDGYFRDTVYFSILDREWSGVKDKLERVLKEV, encoded by the coding sequence ATGAAAGTTGAACCTATTACCTTAGAAGGAAGGCGAGTCAAGCTAGTACCCATTAGTCCTATCCATATCGAGGGATTAATAAAGGCTGGCCAAGCACCAGAGATTTGGCCTTACATGCCTTATCCTGTGAACTCGAGGGAGAGTGCAGAGATTTTCATTCGGGAAGCGATAGCGGAACAAGAGGCAGGTCAATCCGTCGTTTTCACAATTATAGATAAGGAGTCGGATCAAATCGCAGGCAGTACTCGTTATCTAGAAATTGTATCTGCCAACCGAGGGCTCGAGATTGGGTGGACATGGATCAATCCTTCTTTCTGGAGGACTAGAGTGAATTCGGAGTGTAAGTATCTTCTTCTACGTCATGCCTTTGAGGAGTGTGGTGCGATTCGAGTTCAGTTAAAGGCCGATTCTCGGAATGAGCGTTCTTGTACAGCGATAGCCCGTTTGGGAGCTCAGTATGAAGGAAAGCTGCGCAATCATCGTATTCTGCGTGATGGGTACTTTCGAGATACAGTCTACTTTAGCATTCTTGACCGTGAATGGTCGGGAGTGAAAGATAAATTAGAGAGGGTGTTAAAGGAGGTTTAG